A window of the Streptomyces sp. NBC_00454 genome harbors these coding sequences:
- a CDS encoding condensation domain-containing protein, whose amino-acid sequence MRQFPLEMHHMAPGRVVEWRLRSTAAAEADGLGGTAGRRASFNQDKHFTVAEESRAADDPVASWIAVTFEVEGVLDEDALTRSLLAFVRRHEVLRCEFRRLAGELACAPIPAEELALDTVQVASFGRTEELTGFLVERFKRSIDTLSWPLFTMGAVLREDSATVYLAFDHIVCDGMSMPIVVQEVQSGYEALRRGEEIDPAPAASYLDFAEEQRRRYLSIAADDERLGYWKQFMARGGEFFPRFPLELGVEPGRMYSIVNEASPLLDSAEAEVFEKACLAVDGKPFMGVLAAVAVCLREAGGPGVYRGFMPVSERGRAEWTNSVGWFVNTMPIEFDASPGRDFTQVMASVRAGFGEMIGHVDVPFVRAWELLAPREFAARSWPYPVNFFSYIDMRKCPGAERHEDWQPTSHVWSAQANGACSWFQRDADGLHMNSIYSDTPAARRTMDGFQEALRETVREIARHGSLRRPIALTSPRRPVARTPLDVAAFARRP is encoded by the coding sequence ATGCGGCAGTTTCCTCTGGAGATGCACCACATGGCACCCGGCCGGGTCGTCGAGTGGCGGTTGCGGTCCACTGCGGCGGCGGAAGCCGACGGGCTGGGCGGCACGGCGGGCAGGAGGGCTTCCTTCAACCAGGACAAGCACTTCACCGTCGCCGAGGAGAGCCGTGCGGCCGACGATCCCGTCGCCTCGTGGATCGCGGTCACCTTCGAGGTCGAAGGCGTGCTGGACGAGGACGCCCTGACCCGCTCACTGCTGGCGTTCGTACGCCGCCACGAGGTGCTGCGCTGCGAGTTCCGGCGGCTGGCCGGGGAGTTGGCGTGCGCGCCGATCCCCGCCGAGGAACTGGCCCTCGACACGGTGCAGGTGGCCTCCTTCGGGCGCACCGAGGAGCTGACCGGCTTCCTCGTCGAACGGTTCAAGCGGAGCATCGACACCCTGTCCTGGCCGCTGTTCACGATGGGCGCGGTGCTCCGCGAGGACTCCGCGACCGTCTACCTCGCCTTCGACCACATCGTGTGCGACGGCATGTCGATGCCGATCGTGGTCCAGGAGGTGCAGAGCGGCTACGAGGCCCTGCGCCGCGGCGAGGAGATCGACCCGGCGCCCGCGGCGAGCTATCTCGACTTCGCCGAGGAGCAGCGCCGCCGCTACCTGTCCATCGCCGCCGACGACGAACGGCTCGGCTACTGGAAGCAGTTCATGGCGCGCGGCGGGGAGTTCTTCCCGCGCTTCCCGCTCGAACTGGGCGTGGAACCGGGCCGGATGTACTCGATCGTCAACGAGGCCTCGCCGCTGCTGGACTCCGCCGAGGCGGAGGTCTTCGAGAAGGCCTGTCTGGCGGTCGACGGCAAGCCGTTCATGGGGGTGCTGGCCGCCGTCGCCGTCTGTCTGCGCGAGGCCGGCGGTCCGGGCGTCTACCGGGGGTTCATGCCGGTCAGCGAGCGCGGCCGCGCCGAGTGGACGAACTCGGTGGGGTGGTTCGTCAACACCATGCCCATCGAGTTCGATGCCTCGCCCGGACGGGACTTCACGCAGGTCATGGCCTCGGTTCGGGCCGGGTTCGGCGAGATGATCGGCCATGTCGACGTGCCCTTCGTGCGGGCCTGGGAGCTGTTGGCGCCCCGTGAGTTCGCCGCCCGCTCCTGGCCGTACCCGGTGAACTTCTTCTCGTACATCGACATGCGCAAGTGCCCGGGTGCCGAACGGCACGAGGACTGGCAGCCCACCTCCCACGTGTGGTCGGCGCAGGCCAACGGGGCCTGCTCCTGGTTCCAGCGGGACGCGGACGGGCTGCACATGAACTCGATCTACTCCGACACCCCGGCGGCCCGCCGCACCATGGACGGATTCCAGGAGGCGCTGCGCGAGACGGTCCGGGAGATCGCCCGCCACGGCTCCCTCCGCCGGCCGATCGCGCTGACTTCGCCGCGCCGGCCGGTGGCCCGTACCCCGCTGGACGTGGCGGCGTTCGCCCGGCGCCCCTGA
- a CDS encoding cation:proton antiporter, translating to MEMTLVSIAGVTSIVAVAAFSKRLGLAAPLSLVVVGLALSFVPGVPALAIDPEWVLAGVLPPLLYSAAVNMPAADFRRNVKAISGLAVLLVAVTTLGAGWLFHWLMPGLGWPAAFALGAVVSPTDAVAATSMGKQLGLPSRLLTMLEGEGLVNDASALVLLRSAIAAMAGTVSLAGVAGNFLFSVAVATAVGLVVGLVNVRVRALLKDSLLNTAISFVVPFVAFLPAEEFRASGVLAVVVAGLVTGHQSPRFLSAQDRLTEAMNWRTLAFLLESAIFLLMGLGLKSLLDEVQTEGLSAPRALLIGLAAAALVIIARMVFVAPLIASVRKDAQRAAEKKPRLDWLMDKLGAPEAEWQGIPGRPRRALSPRRKQQMRERVTRASADVDFKVNESLGWRSGVALAWAGMRGAITVAAAQTLPADTPYRPQLLLIAFVVATTTLLLQGLTLPSVIRAVKIPGDDPARLRDEYQRLLAEIATAGRGVLEEPDLVRNDGSPYAQAVVTKVREDARLDAAGTAPVRQDEREQYVDLRLGVIAAARDAVLAARSTGVYSSQAINQAQNALDLDEARLQRLGGSGH from the coding sequence ATGGAAATGACCCTCGTCTCGATCGCCGGCGTCACCAGCATCGTCGCCGTCGCCGCCTTCTCGAAGCGGCTCGGCCTCGCCGCGCCGCTGAGCCTGGTGGTCGTCGGCCTCGCCCTCAGCTTCGTCCCGGGCGTACCGGCGCTCGCCATCGACCCCGAATGGGTCCTCGCCGGCGTGCTGCCACCGCTGCTCTACTCGGCGGCGGTCAACATGCCAGCGGCCGACTTCCGCCGCAACGTCAAGGCCATCAGCGGCCTCGCGGTCCTGCTCGTCGCCGTCACCACCCTCGGCGCGGGCTGGCTCTTCCACTGGCTGATGCCGGGACTGGGCTGGCCCGCCGCCTTCGCCCTCGGCGCCGTCGTCAGCCCCACCGACGCCGTCGCCGCCACCTCCATGGGCAAGCAGCTCGGGCTGCCGTCACGGCTGCTGACGATGCTGGAGGGCGAAGGGCTCGTCAACGACGCCTCCGCGCTGGTGCTGCTGCGTTCCGCGATCGCCGCGATGGCCGGAACCGTCTCCCTGGCCGGGGTCGCCGGGAACTTCCTCTTCTCCGTGGCCGTCGCCACCGCCGTCGGGCTGGTCGTCGGCCTCGTCAACGTCCGGGTCCGGGCCCTGCTCAAGGACAGCCTGCTGAACACGGCGATCTCCTTCGTCGTGCCCTTCGTCGCCTTCCTGCCGGCCGAGGAGTTCCGGGCCTCCGGGGTGCTCGCGGTCGTCGTCGCCGGCCTGGTCACCGGCCACCAGAGCCCGCGGTTCCTCAGCGCGCAGGACCGGCTGACCGAGGCCATGAACTGGCGCACCCTCGCCTTCCTGCTCGAAAGCGCGATCTTCCTCCTGATGGGCCTCGGCCTCAAGAGCCTCCTCGACGAGGTCCAGACCGAGGGCCTCAGCGCCCCGCGCGCCCTGCTCATCGGCCTTGCGGCCGCCGCGCTGGTGATCATCGCGCGCATGGTGTTCGTCGCCCCGCTCATCGCCTCCGTCCGCAAGGACGCGCAGCGGGCCGCTGAGAAGAAGCCGCGGCTCGACTGGCTGATGGACAAGCTCGGCGCTCCGGAGGCCGAGTGGCAGGGGATCCCCGGGCGGCCCCGCAGGGCCCTGTCGCCGCGGCGCAAGCAGCAGATGAGGGAACGGGTCACCCGCGCCTCCGCCGACGTGGACTTCAAGGTCAACGAAAGCCTCGGCTGGCGCAGCGGAGTCGCCCTCGCCTGGGCCGGGATGCGCGGTGCGATCACCGTCGCCGCCGCCCAGACCCTGCCCGCGGACACCCCGTACCGCCCCCAGCTGCTGCTGATCGCCTTCGTCGTCGCCACCACCACCCTGCTCCTCCAGGGCCTGACCCTGCCCTCCGTCATCCGGGCGGTGAAGATCCCCGGCGACGATCCTGCCCGGCTGCGGGACGAGTACCAGCGGCTGCTCGCCGAGATCGCGACCGCGGGCCGGGGCGTGCTGGAGGAGCCGGACCTCGTGCGGAACGACGGCAGCCCGTACGCGCAGGCCGTGGTCACCAAGGTCCGCGAGGACGCCCGGCTGGACGCCGCCGGGACCGCCCCCGTACGGCAGGACGAGCGCGAGCAGTACGTGGACCTGCGGCTCGGTGTCATCGCGGCGGCCCGGGACGCCGTACTGGCCGCCCGCTCGACCGGCGTCTACAGCTCCCAGGCCATCAACCAGGCCCAGAACGCGCTGGACCTGGACGAGGCCCGGCTCCAGCGGCTCGGCGGCTCGGGGCACTGA
- a CDS encoding RNA polymerase sigma factor: MNATRAVEAVFRIESARIIAGVARIVRDVGIAEELAQDALVAALEQWPQSGVPDKPGAWLMATAKHRAIDLVRRKETYARKLAEVGRTLEDEPPASESAELADPEAIDDDLLRLIFTACHPVLATDARIALTLSLMGGLTTQEIARAFLSSEPTVAQRIVRAKRALAKAAVPFEVPYGADREERLASVLEVIYLVFNEGYSATAGDDLVRPALCEDALRLARVLAGLMPKEPEVHGLAALLEFQASRMATRTGPAGEPVLLADQNRARWNRMLIRRGVESLSRAGTGPYSVQAAIAGAHAGAVRFEDTDWPTIAALYGRLVRLVPSPVIELNRAVAVSMAEGAQAALPLVDALAAEPALRAYHLLPSVRGDLLERLGRPAEARAEFERAASLTHNAREQALLRERAARLGD, from the coding sequence GTGAATGCGACCCGTGCGGTCGAAGCGGTGTTCAGGATCGAATCCGCCCGGATCATCGCGGGCGTGGCCCGCATCGTGCGCGACGTCGGCATCGCCGAGGAACTCGCGCAGGACGCGCTGGTCGCCGCGCTGGAACAGTGGCCGCAGTCGGGTGTCCCGGACAAGCCGGGCGCCTGGCTGATGGCCACCGCCAAGCACCGCGCCATCGACCTCGTCCGCCGCAAGGAGACCTACGCGCGCAAGCTCGCGGAGGTCGGCCGCACCCTGGAGGACGAGCCGCCGGCCTCGGAGTCCGCCGAGCTCGCCGACCCCGAAGCCATCGACGACGACCTGCTCCGGCTGATCTTCACCGCCTGTCACCCCGTGCTCGCCACGGACGCCCGGATCGCGCTCACCCTGAGCCTGATGGGCGGGCTGACCACCCAGGAGATCGCCCGCGCCTTCCTGTCCTCCGAGCCCACGGTCGCCCAGCGCATCGTCCGGGCGAAGCGGGCCCTGGCCAAGGCGGCCGTGCCCTTCGAAGTCCCGTACGGGGCCGATCGCGAAGAGCGCCTCGCCTCCGTGCTGGAGGTCATCTACCTCGTCTTCAACGAGGGCTACTCGGCGACCGCGGGCGACGACCTGGTCCGGCCCGCCCTCTGCGAGGACGCCCTGCGCCTGGCCCGCGTCCTGGCCGGCCTGATGCCCAAGGAACCCGAGGTCCACGGGCTGGCGGCGCTGCTGGAGTTCCAGGCCTCCCGCATGGCCACCCGCACCGGCCCGGCCGGCGAGCCGGTGCTGCTCGCCGACCAGAACCGGGCCAGGTGGAACCGCATGCTGATCCGGCGCGGTGTCGAATCCCTGAGCCGCGCCGGCACCGGCCCCTACTCGGTCCAGGCCGCCATCGCGGGCGCGCACGCCGGCGCCGTCCGCTTCGAGGACACCGACTGGCCGACGATCGCCGCCCTCTACGGGCGTCTCGTCCGGCTCGTGCCCTCACCGGTGATCGAGCTCAACCGGGCCGTCGCCGTCTCCATGGCCGAGGGAGCTCAGGCGGCGCTCCCGCTGGTGGACGCCCTGGCCGCGGAACCGGCCCTGCGCGCCTACCACTTGCTGCCCAGCGTACGGGGCGACCTGCTGGAAAGGCTCGGCCGCCCGGCGGAAGCCCGCGCGGAGTTCGAGCGCGCCGCCTCCCTCACCCACAACGCCAGGGAGCAGGCCCTGCTGCGCGAGCGCGCCGCCCGGCTGGGCGACTGA
- a CDS encoding cytochrome P450: MSEKTVAFPQDRTCPYHPPTAYEPLRTGRPLSRVTLFDGRSVWVVSGHAEARALLSDGRLSSNRLNPDFPTPTRRFKGLQQRPTALLGLDDPEHNAQRRMLIPSFSLKRTAALRPRIQETVDRLIDEMVAAGPRAELVGAFALPVPSMVICALLGVPYEDHEFFESQSRRLLRGPEVADVEDARDQLNGYLRELIGHKRQHRGDGLLDELITQRLETGETDVEELVSLAAILLIAGHETTANMISLGTFTLLNHPEQLAELRADPALMSAAVEELMRFLSIADGMLRVAREDIEIGGVTVRADDGVIFSTSVINRDEAVFAQPDDLDWHRPTRHHLAFGFGIHQCLGQNLARAEMEIALGTLFERLPGLRLAVEPGLIPFKPGDTIQGMIELPVAW, translated from the coding sequence ATGTCCGAGAAAACCGTTGCCTTCCCCCAGGACCGGACCTGTCCCTACCACCCGCCGACCGCCTACGAACCACTGCGGACCGGCCGACCGCTCTCCCGGGTCACCCTCTTCGACGGCCGCTCCGTGTGGGTGGTCTCGGGGCACGCCGAAGCGCGGGCCCTGCTCTCCGACGGCCGGCTCTCCTCCAACCGGCTGAACCCCGATTTCCCCACCCCCACCCGGCGGTTCAAGGGCCTGCAGCAGCGGCCCACCGCCCTGCTCGGCCTCGACGACCCCGAACACAACGCCCAGCGCAGGATGTTGATCCCGAGCTTCTCGCTGAAGCGGACCGCCGCCCTGCGGCCCCGGATCCAGGAGACCGTGGACCGGCTGATCGACGAGATGGTCGCGGCCGGCCCGCGCGCGGAACTGGTCGGCGCCTTCGCCCTGCCGGTGCCCTCGATGGTGATCTGCGCGCTGCTCGGAGTCCCGTACGAGGACCACGAGTTCTTCGAGAGCCAGTCGCGCAGGCTGCTGCGCGGACCGGAAGTCGCCGACGTGGAGGACGCCCGCGATCAGCTCAACGGCTATCTGCGCGAGCTCATCGGGCACAAGCGCCAGCACCGGGGCGACGGGCTGCTGGACGAGCTGATCACCCAGCGACTGGAGACCGGGGAGACCGATGTCGAGGAGTTGGTCTCACTGGCCGCGATCCTGCTGATCGCGGGGCACGAGACCACGGCCAACATGATCTCGCTCGGTACGTTCACCCTGCTCAATCACCCCGAGCAGCTGGCCGAGCTGCGCGCCGACCCGGCCCTGATGTCGGCGGCGGTGGAGGAGCTGATGCGGTTCCTGTCGATCGCGGACGGCATGCTGCGCGTGGCGAGGGAGGACATCGAGATCGGCGGGGTGACGGTGCGCGCCGACGACGGGGTGATCTTCTCCACCTCCGTCATCAACCGCGACGAGGCCGTCTTCGCGCAGCCCGACGACCTGGACTGGCACCGGCCCACACGGCACCACCTGGCCTTCGGCTTCGGCATCCACCAGTGCCTGGGCCAGAACCTGGCCCGCGCCGAGATGGAGATCGCGCTGGGCACCCTCTTCGAGCGGCTGCCGGGGCTGCGGCTGGCCGTCGAGCCCGGCCTGATCCCGTTCAAGCCCGGGGACACCATCCAGGGCATGATCGAACTCCCTGTGGCCTGGTGA
- a CDS encoding ferredoxin, with translation MSTAHISIDTGVCIGAGQCALTAPGVFTQDDDGFGALLPGREDGAGSPLLREAARACPVSAITVEEDR, from the coding sequence ATGTCCACTGCGCACATCTCCATCGACACGGGCGTCTGCATCGGGGCCGGCCAGTGCGCCCTGACGGCGCCCGGGGTGTTCACCCAGGACGACGACGGCTTCGGCGCACTGCTGCCGGGGCGCGAGGACGGCGCCGGCAGCCCCCTCCTCCGGGAGGCCGCCCGGGCGTGCCCGGTGTCGGCGATCACGGTCGAGGAGGACCGCTAG
- a CDS encoding YciI family protein has protein sequence MPRFLSMVRIDEQSLTPDTPFPADFEQRMGGLLEEITKAGVMLDTAGLLPTSEGTRVTWSGGKLSYTDGPFTETKEVVGGYALMQCKDKDEALEWTKRFLEVHPENWTVGIELRQIDEGPGPQA, from the coding sequence ATGCCGCGCTTCCTTTCGATGGTCCGCATCGACGAGCAGAGCCTCACCCCCGACACCCCCTTCCCGGCGGACTTCGAGCAGCGCATGGGCGGGCTGCTGGAGGAGATCACCAAGGCCGGGGTCATGCTGGACACCGCCGGTCTGCTCCCCACCTCCGAGGGGACCAGGGTCACCTGGTCCGGCGGCAAGCTCAGCTACACCGACGGCCCCTTCACCGAGACCAAGGAGGTCGTCGGCGGGTACGCCCTGATGCAGTGCAAGGACAAGGACGAGGCGCTGGAGTGGACCAAGCGCTTCCTGGAGGTCCACCCGGAGAACTGGACGGTCGGCATCGAGCTCCGCCAGATCGACGAGGGCCCGGGCCCGCAGGCCTGA
- a CDS encoding thioredoxin family protein: MARLVHQPLEDQEFEFILGMTDGPVLAYFCGSWPKAVEACRAMDSVVAELAQEYGTRLTAVRTDITRCPAQTKRYEVTGAPTAVLIKGGEAVATQAGPMTREEFRAFLDPHL, translated from the coding sequence ATGGCACGTCTGGTACACCAGCCACTGGAGGACCAGGAGTTCGAGTTCATCCTCGGCATGACGGACGGGCCCGTGCTGGCCTACTTCTGCGGCAGTTGGCCGAAGGCCGTCGAGGCCTGCCGCGCGATGGACTCGGTCGTCGCCGAGCTGGCCCAGGAGTACGGGACGCGGCTGACGGCCGTCCGTACGGACATCACCCGCTGCCCCGCCCAGACCAAGCGGTACGAGGTCACCGGCGCCCCGACCGCCGTCCTGATCAAGGGCGGCGAGGCAGTCGCGACCCAGGCCGGGCCGATGACGCGCGAGGAGTTCCGCGCGTTCCTGGACCCTCACCTCTAG
- a CDS encoding ABC transporter ATP-binding protein, with protein MNRPAHSDQPTFEELRQQALAAAEPVRHGADTAIACDRLVRIFSTDGVEVQALQGLELTVEKGDLMALVGASGSGKSTLLNILAGLDVPTAGSASVGGYDLLEMSARDRLRYRREAVGFVWQQTARNLLPFLTAAQNISLPMQLKGTGRGAAKRHAVRTGELLEALHIGDLAGRRPAELSGGQQQRVAIAVAMANDPAVLLADEPTGELDSETGGAIFEAFRTVNRELGATVVIVTHDPLVAGEVRRTVAMRDGRTSSEVLRRTVTDEHGAESVSEREYVMLDRTGRVQLPQKFLEALGMEHRVAVDLAADHIELRPDGGSAQQ; from the coding sequence GTGAACCGACCGGCCCACAGCGACCAGCCCACCTTCGAGGAGCTGCGGCAGCAGGCCCTGGCCGCCGCCGAGCCCGTGCGCCACGGCGCGGACACGGCCATCGCCTGCGACCGCCTGGTGCGGATCTTCAGCACGGACGGTGTGGAGGTCCAGGCCCTCCAGGGACTGGAACTGACCGTGGAGAAGGGCGACTTGATGGCCCTGGTCGGGGCCTCCGGCAGCGGCAAGTCCACCCTGCTCAACATCCTGGCGGGCCTGGACGTACCCACGGCCGGCAGCGCCAGCGTGGGCGGCTACGACCTGCTGGAGATGTCCGCACGCGACCGGCTGCGCTACCGGCGCGAGGCCGTCGGCTTCGTCTGGCAGCAGACGGCCCGCAACCTCCTGCCCTTCCTGACGGCGGCCCAGAACATCTCCCTGCCGATGCAGCTGAAGGGGACCGGACGCGGCGCCGCCAAGCGCCACGCGGTCCGCACCGGGGAGCTCCTCGAAGCCCTCCACATCGGCGACCTGGCGGGCCGGCGCCCCGCGGAACTCTCCGGCGGACAGCAGCAGCGCGTGGCCATCGCGGTGGCGATGGCCAACGACCCGGCGGTGCTGCTCGCCGACGAGCCGACCGGCGAGCTGGACTCGGAGACGGGCGGGGCCATCTTCGAGGCGTTCCGCACCGTCAACCGGGAACTGGGCGCCACCGTGGTCATCGTGACCCACGACCCGCTCGTCGCGGGCGAGGTCCGGCGCACCGTGGCGATGCGCGACGGCCGCACGAGCAGCGAGGTGCTGCGCCGCACGGTCACCGACGAGCACGGCGCCGAGTCGGTGAGCGAGCGGGAGTACGTGATGCTGGACCGCACGGGCCGGGTGCAGCTCCCGCAGAAGTTCCTGGAGGCCCTGGGGATGGAGCACCGGGTGGCGGTGGACCTCGCGGCGGACCACATCGAGCTGCGCCCCGACGGAGGCAGCGCCCAGCAGTAG
- a CDS encoding FtsX-like permease family protein — MLGFVVRRLRGRLPLAAAVLLTVLITTTVLTALFAFTRGVGEAGLRQALQGPGHARSTVLVTGGHPAADRSKDDEAVRGFADKLFGPFPSTTESVARSRSYGLPGLHAQRKDADLTLLAAFAKEHVRLLAGTWPQPVTGPVSGQGSRVPVAVPKAALVRLGLTENALPAEVRLDGRNGADSSLTVLVTGVYAASDPDAAYWKLDPLGARGLQVGNFTTYGPLLADDSAFTAGGLAQDSRAVLITPDFATADINGTEAVRARATKATEAFQRTSGLYPTTELPVMLGELESGLTVARSTLLVGALQLAVLAGAALLLVSHLLTERQESERVLLTARGASRRRLALLTAAQSLLLALPAAALAPLLALPLLRLLGGYGSLARIPFTVTLSPSLWPVAVGCALGCVLLTTLPVVLGAAAAALRRTGRRQALVTGAARSGLDLALVALAVLAYQQLSRYGSNGSAPAASSADPSADPSGALFGVDPLLVAAPTLALCAGTLLVLRLLPFAARLGARIASRGRGLGPALVGWQLARRPRRATGPVLLLVLAVSSGTFALGQHTTWSQSQRDQADFTTAGGLLISGSDLPPMGRAGRYGALPGGERVIPTLRAKQELPGGRTAQVMALDAAAAAERVPLRPDLQNGRSLRELFAPLVSASGRGAAAASGIPLPDSPQRIDLAVAVRGVGAAGRASVGLMLRDRFGITYRSPLAQLPEDGEATVSVNLDSLVGAPLGSAATPLHLAGLVFTYDHTSWNPDIDDVDTPDPNKRFDELTIRSLAVSQTRDGTAVPVVAATSDWRLTAPALNHGAPSAESLPASTAGGAPALARLRYHAGPFEAGGVLVTLAPPSAAESEVPGIATRAYLAAVGAAVGDLVPVKLGDATVPVRVTAAVGSLPVAGDTAITVDLATASRVLAAGGLELPAPTEWWMPAASADDPAPARAAAELRSTAGVQQVRLREEVARILLDDPLSAGPQGALAALAVACAVLAAIGFAASAAAASRERAREFSVLLALGARRRDLARTATAESCVLVGLGTVAGLGLGGVIVHLVVPLMVLTPAAGRPMPEVLVDLPTARTLLLAAAIAAVPLLSAVVGGLRNRNTLKTADRLRHMEEI; from the coding sequence ATGCTCGGCTTCGTCGTGCGTCGGCTGCGCGGGCGATTGCCGCTCGCCGCCGCCGTACTGCTGACAGTTTTGATCACCACCACGGTGCTCACCGCACTCTTCGCGTTCACCCGCGGCGTGGGCGAGGCCGGATTGCGCCAGGCGCTCCAGGGGCCCGGCCACGCACGCAGCACCGTACTGGTCACTGGCGGACATCCGGCGGCCGACCGCTCCAAGGACGACGAGGCGGTACGGGGCTTCGCGGACAAGCTGTTCGGACCGTTCCCGTCCACCACCGAGAGCGTGGCACGCAGCCGTTCGTACGGGCTGCCCGGTCTGCACGCCCAGCGCAAGGACGCCGACCTGACGCTGCTGGCGGCCTTCGCCAAGGAGCACGTACGGCTTCTCGCCGGTACATGGCCGCAGCCCGTGACGGGGCCGGTTTCCGGCCAGGGCAGCCGCGTTCCCGTGGCCGTACCCAAGGCGGCGCTGGTCCGGCTCGGGCTGACCGAGAACGCGCTGCCGGCCGAGGTGCGCCTCGACGGCCGGAACGGCGCCGACTCCTCACTGACCGTGCTGGTGACCGGCGTCTACGCGGCGAGCGACCCGGACGCCGCCTACTGGAAACTCGACCCGCTCGGCGCCCGCGGCCTCCAGGTCGGCAATTTCACCACGTACGGCCCGCTGCTCGCGGACGACTCGGCATTCACCGCCGGCGGCCTCGCACAGGACAGCCGCGCCGTGCTCATCACCCCCGACTTCGCCACCGCCGACATCAACGGGACCGAGGCGGTCCGGGCGCGAGCGACCAAGGCGACCGAAGCGTTCCAGCGCACCTCCGGACTGTATCCGACCACCGAACTCCCCGTAATGCTCGGCGAGTTGGAGTCCGGCCTGACCGTGGCCCGGTCCACCCTGCTGGTCGGCGCCCTACAACTCGCCGTCCTGGCCGGAGCCGCGCTGCTGCTCGTATCGCACCTGTTGACGGAACGCCAGGAGAGCGAGCGCGTCCTGCTCACGGCCCGCGGCGCCTCCCGTCGTCGGCTCGCCCTCCTCACGGCGGCCCAGTCGCTGCTGCTCGCGCTGCCCGCCGCCGCCCTCGCACCGCTGCTGGCCCTGCCGTTGCTCCGCCTCCTCGGCGGATACGGCTCACTGGCCCGCATCCCCTTCACCGTCACCCTCAGCCCGTCGCTCTGGCCGGTCGCGGTGGGCTGCGCCCTCGGCTGCGTCCTCCTGACCACCCTGCCCGTCGTTCTGGGCGCTGCGGCGGCCGCCTTGCGACGGACCGGTCGCCGCCAGGCGCTCGTCACGGGCGCCGCCCGCTCCGGGCTGGACCTGGCGCTGGTGGCGCTGGCTGTGCTCGCCTACCAGCAGCTCTCCCGGTACGGCTCCAACGGGTCCGCTCCGGCAGCGAGTTCCGCTGACCCGTCCGCCGATCCGTCCGGGGCGCTGTTCGGTGTGGACCCCTTGCTGGTCGCCGCCCCGACGCTCGCGCTGTGCGCGGGCACCCTGCTGGTCCTGAGGCTGCTGCCGTTCGCGGCACGCCTCGGCGCGCGGATCGCCTCCCGCGGCCGGGGGCTGGGTCCGGCACTCGTCGGCTGGCAGCTCGCCCGGCGGCCGCGCCGTGCCACCGGCCCGGTGCTGCTGCTCGTCCTCGCCGTCTCCAGCGGGACTTTCGCCCTCGGCCAGCACACCACCTGGTCCCAATCCCAGCGCGACCAGGCCGACTTCACCACCGCTGGGGGCCTGCTGATATCCGGCAGCGACCTGCCCCCGATGGGCCGGGCCGGCCGCTACGGTGCTCTGCCCGGCGGTGAGCGGGTGATCCCGACGCTCCGTGCGAAGCAAGAGCTGCCGGGCGGGCGCACCGCGCAGGTGATGGCGTTGGACGCGGCCGCCGCCGCCGAACGGGTTCCGCTGCGGCCCGACTTGCAGAACGGGCGCTCCCTGCGCGAGCTGTTCGCGCCGCTGGTCTCCGCGTCGGGGCGGGGGGCGGCGGCCGCCTCCGGCATCCCGCTGCCCGACAGCCCGCAGCGCATCGACCTCGCCGTCGCCGTACGGGGTGTCGGCGCGGCCGGCCGCGCGAGCGTGGGCCTGATGCTGCGCGACCGGTTCGGCATCACGTACCGGAGTCCGCTGGCCCAGCTCCCCGAGGACGGCGAGGCCACCGTGTCGGTGAACCTCGACTCGCTCGTCGGCGCCCCGCTCGGCTCGGCCGCCACTCCGCTGCACCTGGCCGGGCTCGTGTTCACGTACGACCACACGAGCTGGAACCCCGACATCGACGACGTGGACACCCCTGATCCGAACAAGAGGTTCGACGAACTGACCATACGGAGCCTCGCGGTCTCGCAGACCCGCGACGGCACGGCGGTTCCCGTCGTTGCCGCCACCTCGGACTGGAGGCTCACGGCTCCGGCGCTCAACCACGGCGCCCCGTCCGCCGAGTCACTACCCGCCTCCACTGCGGGCGGCGCCCCGGCGTTGGCCAGGCTGCGCTACCACGCCGGCCCCTTCGAGGCCGGCGGCGTACTGGTCACCCTGGCCCCGCCATCCGCCGCGGAGTCCGAGGTCCCCGGCATCGCCACCCGGGCCTACCTGGCCGCGGTCGGCGCGGCCGTGGGTGATCTGGTGCCCGTCAAGCTGGGCGACGCCACCGTGCCGGTACGCGTCACCGCGGCGGTCGGCTCGCTGCCGGTCGCCGGAGACACCGCGATCACCGTCGACCTGGCCACGGCGAGCCGGGTACTGGCGGCCGGCGGCCTGGAGCTTCCGGCGCCCACCGAGTGGTGGATGCCGGCCGCCTCTGCCGACGACCCGGCGCCGGCCCGCGCCGCCGCCGAGCTGCGCTCCACAGCGGGCGTCCAGCAGGTGCGGCTGCGCGAAGAGGTGGCCCGGATCCTGCTGGACGACCCGCTCAGCGCGGGGCCGCAGGGAGCGCTCGCCGCGCTGGCGGTGGCCTGCGCGGTGCTGGCGGCGATCGGCTTCGCGGCCTCGGCCGCGGCGGCTTCCCGCGAACGGGCCCGGGAGTTCTCGGTGCTGCTGGCGCTGGGGGCACGCCGGCGGGACCTGGCCCGGACGGCCACAGCCGAGAGCTGCGTACTCGTCGGCCTGGGCACCGTCGCCGGGCTGGGGCTGGGCGGTGTCATCGTTCATCTCGTGGTGCCGCTGATGGTGCTGACGCCGGCCGCCGGGCGGCCGATGCCGGAGGTGCTGGTGGACCTGCCCACGGCGCGGACCCTGCTGCTGGCCGCCGCCATCGCCGCGGTGCCGCTGCTGTCGGCGGTCGTCGGCGGCCTGCGCAACCGGAACACCTTGAAGACAGCCGACCGGCTGCGGCACATGGAGGAGATATGA